A window of Xyrauchen texanus isolate HMW12.3.18 chromosome 10, RBS_HiC_50CHRs, whole genome shotgun sequence contains these coding sequences:
- the LOC127650676 gene encoding collagen alpha-2(VIII) chain-like, with the protein MTMLALPFVLLILVNHVLGGGYAPMPQMKYAQPVMKGPVGPPFREGKGHYLEFPPMMDVKGEPGPQGKPGPSGPPGPAGLPGKPGLGKPGLNGPPGPQGPAGFPGIGKPGLSGLPGKIGPKGPPGLNGEVGPRGEPGPRGLQGQPGPPGPAGLSLNGKPGLPGTRGPPGSIGEPGLKGVRGIPGEQGHKGENGHGKPGLPGPRGLNGLQGPPGAPGAPGLGKPGLDGLPGPTGPKGDQGAPGDRGIPGEAGPPGLQGQPGTPGLGKNGLDGFPGNPGLLGPKGEAGPRGAPGFPGPPGYGKPGLVGQKGDRGPAGLQGAPGNKGEIGMEGLPGDMGPTGQPGLPGPQGPMGLPGKHGMSGLKGEVGPQGPPGLPGLRGDQGPSGLAGKPGLPGDKGPPGLNGPIGKPGPKGEAGHIGLPGNPGFIGASGLKGENGITGPPGPRGTSGIPGLPGPTGHMGPQGVPGLKGEPGQPGPQGIGKPGDNGMPGPQGHPGKPGSPGLSGMQGLPGPPGPPGPPGQSNGDIKQLAVQGPNIGGESILKPNGEKPQFGQAELSASVAPAFTAILTTPFPPSGMPIKFDRTLYNGQNAYNPATGIFTSPLPGVYYFAYHVHVKGTSLWVALYKNNVPATYTYDEYKKGYMDQASGSAVLELKENDQVWMQMPSDQANGLYSTEYIHSSFSGFLLCPT; encoded by the coding sequence AGTTTCCACCAATGATGGATGTAAAAGGGGAGCCAGGTCCTCAAGGGAAGCCAGGGCCAAGTGGACCTCCTGGGCCTGCTGGATTACCAGGGAAACCAGGGTTAGGAAAGCCTGGTCTCAACGGTCCACCAGGTCCTCAGGGGCCAGCAGGATTTCCTGGAATTGGAAAGCCAGGACTATCTGGTTTACCAGGAAAAATTGGGCCTAAAGGACCTCCAGGACTCAATGGCGAGGTTGGACCTCGTGGAGAGCCAGGTCCACGTGGACTGCAAGGTCAGCCAGGCCCACCTGGGCCAGCAGGTCTTTCATTGAATGGTAAACCAGGGTTACCTGGGACTAGAGGCCCTCCAGGGTCAATAGGTGAACCAGGGCTAAAAGGGGTACGTGGCATTCCTGGAGAACAGGGACACAAAGGGGAAAATGGTCATGGGAAGCCAGGTCTACCAGGCCCCAGGGGGCTAAATGGCCTTCAAGGACCTCCGGGAGCTCCAGGTGCCCCTGGGTTGGGTAAGCCAGGGCTTGATGGGCTACCTGGGCCAACAGGGCCAAAGGGAGATCAAGGAGCTCCAGGGGACCGAGGTATCCCAGGGGAAGCAGGACCTCCTGGGCTACAAGGACAGCCAGGGACACCAGGTTTGGGAAAGAACGGGCTTGATGGTTTTCCTGGTAATCCAGGATTGTTAGGCCCTAAGGGTGAGGCTGGCCCCAGAGGAGCACCTGGCTTTCCTGGACCACCAGGTTATGGTAAACCAGGGCTTGTAGGACAGAAAGGAGACAGAGGTCCTGCTGGATTACAAGGAGCCCCTGGTAACAAAGGAGAAATTGGGATGGAAGGTCTACCAGGAGATATGGGGCCAACTGGACAGCCAGGGCTTCCAGGTCCACAAGGTCCGATGGGTCTTCCAGGGAAACATGGTATGTCTGGTTTGAAGGGAGAGGTTGGTCCACAAGGACCACCAGGCTTGCCAGGATTAAGAGGAGATCAGGGTCCCAGTGGGCTAGCAGGAAAGCCTGGCCTCCCAGGGGATAAGGGCCCTCCAGGTCTTAATGGGCCTATAGGCAAACCTGGTCCTAAAGGTGAAGCAGGACACATTGGTTTGCCAGGTAATCCTGGTTTTATTGGAGCATCAGGTCTAAAAGGTGAGAATGGGATTACAGGACCCCCTGGGCCAAGGGGCACTTCAGGAATTCCTGGACTTCCAGGCCCCACTGGTCATATGGGACCACAGGGTGTGCCAGGTTTGAAAGGTGAACCAGGTCAACCAGGGCCACAAGGAATTGGAAAGCCCGGAGACAACGGGATGCCTGGTCCACAAGGACATCCAGGAAAACCTGGCTCTCCTGGACTTAGTGGTATGCAAGGCCTTCCAGGTCCACCTGGACCTCCTGGGCCCCCTGGCCAATCTAACGGTGATATAAAGCAGTTAGCAGTTCAAGGGCCAAATATTGGTGGAGAATCAATTCTGAAGCCAAATGGTGAGAAACCACAATTTGGTCAGGCTGAGCTCTCTGCCTCGGTTGCCCCTGCTTTTACTGCCATTTTGACAACACCATTTCCACCATCTGGAATGCCTATCAAATTCGACAGGACTCTGTACAATGGGCAAAATGCTTACAACCCTGCCACTGGCATCTTCACAAGCCCACTGCCTGGTGTATACTATTTTGCTTACCATGTACATGTAAAGGGAACCAGCCTGTGGGTGGCATTGTATAAAAACAATGTGCCAGCCACATACACCTATGATGAATACAAAAAGGGCTATATGGACCAGGCATCAGGTAGTGCAGTACTGGAGCTGAAGGAGAATGACCAGGTTTGGATGCAGATGCCCTCTGACCAAGCAAATGGGCTTTACTCCACTGAGTACATCCATTCGTCCTTCTCAGGGTTCTTACTCTGCCCCACATAA